In one window of Halomarina pelagica DNA:
- a CDS encoding AsnC family transcriptional regulator: MSDLDDTDRTILRLLVEDGRRPYSDIAEEVDLSPPAVSDRIQRLRDLGIIRRITADLDRSRLRDGVAVLVDLEVAQNAVESTRASLSASESVEHVFTTAEGRLVFTVRIPDGDARSFLEDTVSFDVVEDLDVRLLTGQSWSPGIGAAEFAPSCAECGNTVTSEGVSETFDEQSYHFCCSSCAERFETRYETLSEGV; encoded by the coding sequence ATGTCGGATCTCGACGACACCGATCGGACGATACTTCGTCTGCTGGTCGAGGACGGGCGGCGACCGTACAGCGACATCGCCGAGGAGGTCGACCTCTCTCCCCCCGCCGTCTCCGACCGGATCCAGCGCCTCCGCGACCTCGGGATCATCAGGCGCATCACCGCCGATCTCGATCGCTCCCGACTCCGGGACGGCGTGGCCGTCCTCGTCGACCTCGAGGTGGCACAGAACGCCGTCGAGTCGACGCGCGCGTCCCTCTCCGCCTCGGAGTCCGTCGAGCACGTCTTCACCACCGCGGAGGGGCGACTCGTCTTCACCGTCCGCATCCCCGACGGCGACGCGCGGTCGTTCCTCGAGGACACCGTGTCGTTCGACGTCGTGGAGGACCTCGACGTGCGCCTGCTCACCGGGCAGTCGTGGTCGCCCGGCATCGGCGCGGCGGAGTTCGCCCCGTCGTGTGCGGAGTGCGGCAACACGGTCACCAGCGAGGGCGTCTCGGAGACCTTCGACGAGCAATCGTACCACTTCTGCTGTTCGTCCTGCGCCGAGCGATTCGAGACGCGCTACGAGACGCTCAGCGAGGGAGTCTAG
- the udk gene encoding uridine kinase gives MTRPSFVIAIAGGTGAGKTAVAREVKAAVGEPVTRLPLDNYYRDLSHLPFEERRSVNYDHPSAFEWDLLADHLDALLCGRAVEMPQYDFSVHNRREETVTVEPSEIVVVEGILALYEERVRDLVDLPVYVQTDADVRILRRIQRDVIERGRDLEGVMDQYLSTVKPMHEQFVEPTKRHADVIIPEGLNRSAVDLLIEKIHAELRASDEPTLEA, from the coding sequence ATGACGCGACCCTCGTTCGTGATCGCGATCGCCGGGGGGACGGGCGCGGGCAAGACCGCTGTGGCGCGGGAGGTCAAGGCGGCGGTCGGGGAGCCGGTCACGCGGCTCCCGCTCGACAACTACTACCGCGACCTCTCGCACCTGCCGTTCGAGGAGCGGCGGTCGGTGAACTACGACCATCCTTCGGCGTTCGAGTGGGACCTGCTCGCGGACCACCTCGACGCCCTCCTGTGCGGGCGGGCCGTCGAGATGCCGCAGTACGACTTCTCGGTCCACAACCGCCGCGAGGAGACCGTCACCGTCGAGCCGAGCGAGATCGTCGTCGTCGAGGGGATCCTCGCGCTCTACGAGGAGCGCGTGCGCGACCTCGTCGACCTCCCCGTCTACGTCCAGACGGACGCGGACGTGCGCATCCTCCGGCGCATCCAGCGCGACGTGATCGAGCGCGGTCGCGATCTGGAGGGCGTGATGGATCAGTACCTCAGTACGGTGAAGCCCATGCACGAGCAGTTCGTCGAGCCGACGAAGCGACACGCCGACGTCATCATCCCGGAGGGGCTGAACCGCTCTGCGGTCGACCTGCTCATCGAGAAGATCCACGCCGAGTTACGGGCGTCGGACGAGCCGACACTCGAGGCGTAG
- a CDS encoding HAD-IIA family hydrolase: protein MDYRGALVDLDGTVYRGGHLVPGALDGLATLRERGIDVLFVTNNPTRSPASYASRLDDLGLDVSPERVLSAGAVTTDYLDRHHADERVFLIGSDGLREQFRERDLALTDEPERADVVVTSHHYGFDYDDLAAGLWALRSAETFIGTDPDLTYPDADGRDFPGSGAITRAVGGVARREPDHVLGKPSRETLDLALDRLGHPPERCFVVGDRPDTDVALGRRGGMTTALVLSGSTRREHLPTLSHRPDHVIDDISEVETVLMGDV from the coding sequence ATGGACTATCGCGGCGCGCTCGTCGACCTCGACGGGACGGTCTACCGGGGCGGCCACCTCGTCCCGGGCGCTCTCGACGGCCTCGCCACCCTCCGCGAGCGCGGCATCGACGTGCTGTTCGTGACGAACAACCCGACGCGCTCGCCCGCGTCGTACGCCTCGCGCCTCGACGACCTCGGCCTGGACGTATCGCCCGAGCGGGTCCTCTCGGCCGGGGCCGTGACGACGGACTACCTCGACAGGCACCACGCGGACGAGCGCGTCTTCCTGATCGGGAGCGACGGCCTCCGGGAGCAGTTCCGCGAGCGCGACCTCGCGCTCACCGACGAACCGGAGCGGGCCGACGTGGTCGTCACGTCCCACCACTACGGCTTCGACTACGACGACCTCGCGGCGGGGCTCTGGGCGCTCCGGTCCGCGGAGACGTTCATCGGTACGGACCCCGACCTCACCTACCCCGACGCCGACGGCCGCGACTTCCCCGGATCGGGGGCGATCACGCGCGCGGTCGGGGGCGTCGCCCGGCGGGAACCCGATCACGTCCTCGGGAAACCCTCCCGCGAGACGCTCGACCTCGCGCTCGACCGCCTCGGCCACCCCCCGGAGCGCTGTTTCGTGGTCGGCGACCGACCCGACACGGACGTCGCGCTCGGCCGACGCGGCGGGATGACCACCGCCCTCGTGCTCTCCGGGTCGACCCGGCGGGAACACCTCCCGACGCTCTCGCATCGCCCCGACCACGTGATCGACGACATATCTGAAGTGGAGACTGTGTTGATGGGCGATGTCTGA
- a CDS encoding peroxidase-related enzyme (This protein belongs to a clade of uncharacterized proteins related to peroxidases such as the alkylhydroperoxidase AhpD.): MEPMRNFPVPDREELPEDLRERIEEETERAGFTPNVFSAFAYKPSHFRAFFAYHDALVEDTALDRDEIEMIVVTVSGVNDCLYCVVAHGALVRIYAKDPKLADQLATNHRSADLSPRHRAMLDFAVKLTESPGEVEEADLDRLREHGFSDEAIWDVGSVTAYYNLSNRLATMADMRPNEEFYELGRTLSSEE, encoded by the coding sequence ATGGAGCCGATGCGAAACTTCCCCGTCCCCGACCGCGAGGAGTTGCCCGAAGACCTCAGAGAGCGCATCGAGGAGGAGACCGAGCGCGCCGGGTTCACCCCGAACGTCTTCAGCGCGTTCGCGTACAAGCCGAGTCACTTCCGGGCCTTCTTCGCCTACCACGACGCGCTCGTGGAGGACACCGCCCTCGACCGCGACGAGATAGAGATGATCGTCGTGACGGTGAGCGGCGTCAACGACTGCCTCTACTGCGTCGTCGCCCACGGCGCGCTCGTGCGCATCTACGCGAAGGACCCGAAACTAGCCGATCAGCTCGCGACGAACCACCGCTCGGCCGACCTCTCGCCGCGCCACCGCGCCATGCTCGACTTCGCCGTGAAGCTCACCGAATCGCCGGGCGAGGTGGAGGAGGCCGACCTCGACCGCCTGCGCGAGCACGGCTTCTCCGACGAGGCGATCTGGGACGTCGGTAGCGTGACGGCCTACTACAACCTCTCGAACCGGCTCGCGACGATGGCCGACATGCGCCCGAACGAGGAGTTCTACGAACTCGGTCGGACGCTCTCCAGCGAGGAGTGA
- a CDS encoding metal-dependent hydrolase, giving the protein MHRAGHLGFSLLAYAPVGAALAADDPALAVACGVGVVSLASLPDVDLRLPLVGHRGVTHTLAFALLVGLLLGAGGAALGDALGIATPDLGFVGAFVGLFGVCAHLAADTLTPMGVPWLWPLSGRRYTLGIVRADHALANYGLLALGVLAAAAALAVVAQ; this is encoded by the coding sequence ATGCACAGGGCAGGGCACCTGGGGTTCTCGCTGCTCGCGTACGCGCCGGTCGGGGCGGCGCTGGCGGCGGACGATCCCGCGCTGGCCGTCGCCTGCGGGGTCGGCGTCGTCTCGCTCGCCAGCCTCCCCGACGTCGACCTCCGCCTCCCGCTCGTCGGTCACCGGGGGGTGACCCACACGCTCGCGTTCGCGCTCCTCGTCGGCCTCCTCCTCGGCGCGGGCGGGGCCGCGCTCGGCGACGCGCTCGGGATCGCGACGCCGGATCTCGGGTTCGTCGGCGCGTTCGTCGGGCTCTTCGGCGTGTGCGCGCACCTCGCCGCGGACACGCTGACGCCGATGGGCGTCCCGTGGCTGTGGCCCCTCTCGGGTCGCCGGTACACGCTCGGGATCGTTCGGGCGGACCACGCGCTCGCGAACTACGGGTTGCTGGCGCTCGGCGTACTCGCCGCGGCGGCGGCGCTGGCGGTCGTCGCGCAGTGA
- a CDS encoding serine hydrolase: MVSHWDSLSEETISKIDDFVERWIENKSVPGVSVAVLGQESVLYASGRGARDIESGAPATPDTLYAVASLTKAVTAIAILQLVQRGGLDLDDEIREYVSVLDEVPGAPITVHELLSHSSGMPQDFIAQRDRIDDAQEMGLFEYIDGTADQRLTDKDRYMYYNSGYFILGTLVETVDGRSYAEYVEEEVLAPLGMNRSTFDPDVLRTGEDTMTGYVENDGELVADVFEGGAGAAGGLISSATDLAALLRCVLNDGTLDGVQVLDPELVEAMCKYQSPLLPTADGTRRGYGYGWEVADFLDDTLVSHQGGIGLSGAYMGILRKRGLAVALAFNTHGPPAAILGRGILAIASGEQPRDVVPLLTVYETVGNLTGTYEAYRSAMTVTVEKGPLGTIKVTLPERGVEFMPSPNDLDEDRGKHVFSSTMGSGARWIVEFRENEPNSKMVLSMGKWTTVLSKQ, encoded by the coding sequence ATGGTCTCACACTGGGATTCACTCTCCGAAGAAACTATATCCAAAATTGATGATTTCGTAGAGAGGTGGATAGAGAACAAGAGTGTTCCTGGCGTGAGTGTCGCTGTTCTGGGTCAAGAGTCGGTGCTCTATGCGAGTGGGCGGGGCGCGAGGGATATCGAATCCGGGGCACCCGCGACGCCTGATACCCTGTACGCTGTCGCATCACTCACGAAAGCAGTCACTGCAATCGCTATTCTGCAACTCGTTCAACGGGGCGGGCTCGATCTCGACGACGAGATTCGAGAATACGTCTCGGTTCTGGACGAGGTCCCGGGAGCACCGATTACAGTTCACGAGTTGCTCTCCCACTCGTCCGGCATGCCACAGGACTTCATCGCACAGCGGGACCGTATCGACGACGCACAGGAAATGGGGTTATTCGAATACATCGACGGCACTGCCGATCAGCGATTGACTGACAAGGATCGATACATGTACTACAACAGCGGATACTTCATACTCGGAACACTCGTCGAAACCGTCGATGGTCGCTCCTACGCCGAGTACGTCGAGGAGGAAGTGCTAGCTCCGCTGGGTATGAATCGATCGACGTTCGATCCCGACGTCCTCCGAACGGGTGAAGACACGATGACCGGATACGTCGAGAACGACGGCGAACTCGTAGCAGACGTATTCGAGGGCGGTGCTGGTGCCGCTGGTGGATTGATCAGTTCCGCGACTGACCTCGCCGCCTTGCTCCGATGCGTGCTGAATGACGGCACGCTCGATGGAGTACAGGTACTCGATCCAGAACTCGTCGAGGCGATGTGTAAATACCAGTCACCGCTCTTGCCGACCGCCGACGGCACTAGACGGGGATACGGGTACGGGTGGGAGGTCGCTGACTTTTTGGACGACACGCTCGTCTCCCACCAGGGCGGAATCGGGCTCTCTGGCGCTTATATGGGGATTCTTCGCAAACGCGGGCTCGCTGTTGCTCTGGCGTTCAATACCCACGGTCCGCCAGCAGCGATACTCGGACGTGGGATCTTGGCGATTGCGAGCGGCGAACAGCCCAGAGATGTCGTCCCTCTCCTCACGGTCTACGAGACAGTTGGGAACCTCACCGGTACCTACGAAGCGTATCGCAGTGCGATGACGGTCACCGTCGAGAAGGGGCCTCTCGGAACGATCAAAGTCACACTTCCCGAAAGAGGCGTTGAGTTCATGCCTTCGCCCAACGACTTGGATGAAGATCGGGGAAAGCACGTATTTTCCTCCACGATGGGAAGCGGAGCACGATGGATCGTCGAATTTCGGGAGAACGAACCGAATTCGAAGATGGTACTGTCGATGGGGAAATGGACTACTGTCTTGTCGAAACAGTGA
- a CDS encoding MTH865 family protein, with translation MADKAELREQMIDAFGGADYPINSPMDLVPALPNGPSTKFESGDFSMTAMELNTKLGGGDFPYENVDSFVDDVLARLEEQNEI, from the coding sequence ATGGCAGACAAAGCCGAACTCCGCGAGCAGATGATCGACGCCTTCGGGGGCGCGGACTACCCGATCAACAGTCCGATGGATCTCGTCCCCGCCCTTCCGAACGGACCGTCCACGAAGTTCGAGTCCGGTGACTTCTCCATGACCGCCATGGAGCTGAACACGAAACTCGGCGGCGGGGACTTCCCCTACGAGAACGTCGACTCGTTCGTCGACGACGTCCTCGCGCGGCTCGAAGAACAGAACGAGATCTGA